One Cellulomonas sp. WB94 genomic window, GCAAGGCGAGCGACCCGGACAAGCTCCTGCGCAACGCCCGCCGCGAGGGCTCGGAGAAGCAGGCCGCCAAGGCCCGGCAGACCGACCGGATGATCGAACGGCTCGAGGAGGTCGCCGAGCCGCGGAAGGAGTGGGAGCTGCAGTACGAGATCGCCGCCGCACCACGCAGCTCGAGCGTCGTCGCGACGCTGCGGGGAGCCGTCGTGCGCCTCGGCGAACGGGGAGACGGGGGCGACGCCTTCACCCTCGGTCCGATCGACCTGCAGGTCGACGCGGGTGACCGGATCGCCATCACCGGTGTCAACGGGTCGGGCAAGAGCACGCTGCTCCATGCGCTCCTCGGGCGTGCACCGCTCACCGCGGGGGCTGCCTCGCTCGGTTCGAGCGTCGCGATCGGTGAGGTCGACCAGGCACGGGCGCAGCTCGACGCCGGGGCCCAGTCACCGCTGCTCGAGGCGTTCGCGCGCGCGCTGCCCGACTGGCCGGACGGCGACGTCCGGACGCTGCTCGCGAAGTTCGGCCTGCGCGCGGCGCACGTGCTCCGACCGGTCACGACGCTCTCGCCGGGCGAACGGACCCGCGCGGCCCTCGCGCTCCTCCAGGCCCGCGGCGTGAACCTGCTGGTGCTCGACGAACCGACGAACCACCTCGACCTGCCCGCCATCGAGCAGCTCGAGGCGGCGCTCGAGGGCTACACCGGGACCCTGCTGCTCGTCACGCACGACCGGCGGATGCTCGACGCCGTGAGCGTCAACCGTCGCTGGGTCGTCGATGCGGGCAGCGTCAGCGAGGTCTGAGCCCGCCGACGACCGGCCAGCGGCGCCGCGTCGGGCCGCCGCCGCTCGACGTCACACGGATGTCACACGGGCGCCGCGCAGGGGTAACTGCGTTGGTAGATGCTCGTGGCCTCGGCAAGGAGGCGGACATGGAGCTCGAACCGGACGTGACGACCCGACAGGTCGCGTTCCTCACGCACAGCTTGCTGAACCCGGCCGCGGACGCGGGCCGGCACCCCGCGTCGCGGGGACCCGTGCTGCCCGTCGTGAGCACGCTGCGCGACCTCGGGTGCGAGCTGGTCCAGCTGCCGGCCGCCGAGGTCGGCCATCTCGGCGTGCGACGGTGGTGGCAGTCCCGCGAGATGCTCGACACCCCCGGGTTCCGGGCGCACTGCCGGCGGCTGGCCGGGCCCGTCCTGCGGCAGGTGGAGCAGTTCCGGGCCGCGGGGTACGACGCGGTGGTCATCGGCGTCGACGGCAGCCCGTCGTGCGGGGTTCGGACCACCTCGGGAGAGGCCGGCTGGGGCGGTCGGCCGACCACCGTCGACGACCCGGTCCCGGTGCCGGGCGAGGGGGTCTGGATCGAGGTGCTGCGCACGGCGTTCGCCGAGGCCGGCCTGCCGTTCCCCCGCGCGACCGGGTTCGACGTCGGCCTCCCCGACACGGAGGTGCCCTTCGCCGTGCACGAGCTGCGACGGTTCATGCGCCAGTCCGCCACGAGGTTCGCCGGATGAGCCTGCCTGGTGGTGTGGCCGGGCGTGGCGTCGCCCTCGTCCCCGACTGCCTGGTCAACCCGGACGCGCCCCGATACGCCCACCTCGAGCTCGCCCCACCGGACATTCTCACGATCCTGAGCCGGTGCGGGTTCGGGCTGCTGCAGCTCCCGTCGCACGTCGCTGGCGACCCCGAGGAGGGCCAGGGGGTCACCGGGCTCGCCCGGGATGCCGTCGACTACGCGCGTGCCGGGTACGCGGTCGTCGTCCTGGCCGTGGCCACGGTGCCCGACGGGGCCGTGTGGCGACCGGCGCTGCGGCGCGAGCTGGCCCGCTGGGGCGCCGAGCCGCTCCCCGAGCTCGTGCTGGACGCCTCCGGGTTCCCGGGTTCGGTCGTCGAGACCTTCCTCACCGGACAGCTGGCCCGGCGTCAGAGGGTGCCGGTGCCGCCCGCCTGAACGGCGTCGTCCGCGGTGGCGCCCGCGACTCGCCGCAGGTCCGGCTCGAGGTAGATGACCCGGGCGATCGGGACCGCCGCGCGTACGCGCTGCTCGGCCACATCGATCGCCAGCGCGACCTGCGCGGCCGTCTCGGCGCCGTCGACCTCGATCTTCGCCGCGACCAGCAGCTCCTCGGGGCCCAGGTGCAGGGTGCGCAGGTGGATCACGGAGACCACGCCCTCACCCAGAAGGGCGGCCTCGATCGCGCGGACGTCGTCCGCCGTGGCGGACTCCCCGAGCAGCAACGACTTCGTCTCGAGCGCGAGGACGACCGCGATGACGACGAGCAGCACACCGATGCTGGCGGTGCCCGCGGCGTCCCAGCGGCCGTCCCCGGTGACGAGCGTCATGCTCACGCCGCCGAGCGCGAAGATCAGGCCGACGAGCGCGCCGGCGTCCTCCAGCAGGACGACG contains:
- a CDS encoding cation diffusion facilitator family transporter — encoded protein: MAHDGGSRAIIAALGANLGIAATKLVAFFLTGSSSMLAESVHSFADSGNQLLLLVGGRRARREADEAHPFGYGRERYLYAFIVSIVLFSIGGLFALYEAWHKWADPHPIESWQWVALAVLVAAIGMEGFSFRTAIHESNRTRGGLSWVQFIRTAKAPELPVVLLEDAGALVGLIFALGGVSMTLVTGDGRWDAAGTASIGVLLVVIAVVLALETKSLLLGESATADDVRAIEAALLGEGVVSVIHLRTLHLGPEELLVAAKIEVDGAETAAQVALAIDVAEQRVRAAVPIARVIYLEPDLRRVAGATADDAVQAGGTGTL